TTGTTAGTCACGCCGCGAGGGCGACGTCCTTGGTCATGATGGCCTCGAATTCGATCGGGGTCAAACGTCCCAGACGGGCCTGCCGTCGTCGGCGGTGATAGGTCCTCTCGATCCAGGTCACGATCGCGATCCTCAGTTGCTCACGCGTGATCCAGGAACCCCGATCAAGGACGTTCTTCTGCAGGAGAGAGAAGAACGATTCCATCGCAGCATTGTCGCCGCTCGAACCCACCCTGCCCATAGAACCGACCATGTCGTGGCCGGCCAGAGCACGCAGGAACTTCCGGCTTCGAAACTGAGATCCTCTGTCCGAATGGACCACGCAACCGACGACGTCACCGCGCATCTGGACCGCGTTCTCAAGTGCTTGGACAGCCAGGCGGGACTTCATCCTGGAGTCGATGGAGTACCCGACGATGCGCCGGCTGAAGGCGTCTTTGATCGCACAGCAGTAGAGCTTGCCTTCCGCGGTTCCGTGTTCCGTGATGTCCACGAGCCAGAGTTCATTCGCCCGCGTCGCAGCGAACACATGCCGGGTACGACCATGCTCATCGACCACGGCGCAGAGATCGTCATGGGCGGGCGGACCAGGATTCTTCCCGTTCTTGGCCCGTTTCTTCCCGAACACGGACCACCAGCCATTGCTCGAGGTGATCCGCCACGCGGTCCGGTCGGCCATCGGCTCACCCACATCGCGTGCTTCGTCGGCGAGGAGGCGGTGCCCAAACTCGGGGTCATCCTTGTGGGCGTCGAACAGCGCGTTCGCGCGATACGCCTCGACCACCTCGTTCGGGGTGACGGGGTCAGCCAGCCACCGGTAGTAGGGCTGGCGGGAGAGCTTGAGCACCCGACTGAATATTCGCTTTACTGGGGTCCACCGGTCGCGTGTCCGGGGGCCGGCAGGCTGAGGACGGGTTCGTAGGCGTCGGGGCCACTCGTGGTGCGGTCGGGGGCCACCACGCTTACGCTCCTCCCGCCGTGTGTATAGGGCACACGGCGGAAGGAGCAAGCCAATGGTACGAAAGATCAGAGCGAAGCTGATACTGCAGCTACGCTCCGAGGGCCTGTCCGGACGCACGATCGCCGCGTCGCAGGGCATGTCCCGAAAAAGCATCACCGCGGTACTGGAAGCCGCCGACACCGCGGGTGTGAGCTGGGATGATGTCGCCGAGCGTCCCGAGGACGAGGTCTATGACCTGCTGTTCCCGGGCCGGGGACAGCACCACAGCGTGTTCGCCCAACCGGACTGGGAGAAAATCCACCGGGAACTCGCCAGGGTCGGCGTGACCCTGAAGCTGCTGCACGGCGAGTACACCGATGAATGCGTCGCCACCGGAGCGCCGGCGATGGGCTACGACCGGTTCTGCCGGACCTACCAGCGCCACGTCCTGGTCACGGGAGCAGCGTCGAGGGTGGGACACAAGGCCGCCCAGAGCGTCGAGGTCGACTGGTCCGGGCCGACGATGACCCTGCTTGACCCGATCAGTAGTACCCCGAGGCCGGTGTACCTGTTCGTCGGGTGCCTGCCCTTTAGCCGCTACTCGTTTGTCTACCCGAGTCTGGACATGACGCAGGAGTCCTGGCTGCGGGCCCATGTCGCGATGTTCACCGCCTTCGGCGGATCGGTACCGCGGATCGTGCCCGACAACCTCAAAACCGGGGTGATCACCCATCCCCGCGACGGTGAGATCGTCCTCAACGACGCCTACCGCGAGATGGCCGCACACTACTCGGCCGCGGTGCTGCCGGGCCGGGTACGCAAAGCGAAGGACAAGCCGAGCGTGGAAAACACCGTGTGGCATGTCGCGATGCGGGTCATCGCCCGGCTACGCGACCAGCAGTTCACATCCCTGCCGGAGCTGACGGCCGCGGTCACCGCACAGGTCGCGGCCTACAACGCCGAGCCTTTCCAGAAGCGGGACGGCTCCCGGGCCAGTGTGTTCACCACCGAGGAACAACCCCTGCTGACCGGGCTTCCGCAGGTCGCCTATGAGATCAGCCGGTGGGTCTACGGCCGGAGGGTCGGGCGCAACGGGCACGTGGTGTGGGAGAAGAATTTCTACTCGGTGCCAGTCACCCATATCGGCACAAGCGTAGATCTGCGGATCACCGACCGTGTCCTGCAGATCTACTCCGGCCAGCAAAGGGTGAGCAGCCACCTGCTGTTTCCCGAGGGATCAGCCAATCAGTACCGCACCAACGACGCTGATCTACCCGCCGGGGAGCGCTACCAACCGTGGGACGCCCCGCGCGTGCGGGAGTGGGCAGGCCGGGTCGGCCCGTCCGCGACGGTGGTGGTCAACCGGATCTTCGAATCGGTGGCCGTCGACGAGCAGGGCCTGAATGCCGCCCTGGCGGTGTTGCGGTTGACGCGGCGGTATTCCGCCGAGCGGGTCGAGGACGCCTGCAGGCTGGCGCTGGCCGGGCATGTCCGGTCCCCGCGGTACGTGCACCTGCACCCGATCCTGGCCACCGGGCAGGACCAGGCCACCCGGCAACGCCCACCACGGGAGGAACCGGTCGAGGAAGGCGGATTCGTCCGCGGCGCCGACTACTACGCAGGAGACGTGAAATGAGCGGCATCGACATGGAAACCACACGCAAACTCCGCGACATGGGCGCGACCGCCCTGCTGGAGGCCATCGACGCCGAAGACGAGAACCTCGTCCTGGGGATGGGATTCGAGGAACGGCTGCACCTGATCGTCGATGAGGCGTATGCCACCTTCACCCACGGCAAGGTCGACGGGCTGATCCGCCGGGCCGGCCTGCGCTACCCGGCAGCTGATCTGCGTCGGATCGACCTGGTCGAGCAACGAGGACTGAATCGCAACCTGCTGGCTACCTTGGCGACCTGCGGGTTCATCGAGCGCCACCAGAATGTCGTGTTCCAGGGGTTCACCGGGTCAGGGAAATCCTATCTGGGGTGCGCGCTGGCGAAGCAGGCCTGCCAGCACCGGTACCGGGCGCACTACATCCGAATGCCGGATCTGGAGGAAGCCTGGGCCACCGCACGCGACAAACCCCAGGGGACGACGAAGTTCCTCAAGAAGTACGCCGCATTCACCGTCCTGGTTATCGACGAGTGGCTGCTGGATCACCCGGATGAGGCCATGCGCAGCATGCTGCTGGAACTACTGGAACGCCGCTACGACTCCGCGTCGACGGTGTTCTGCACCCAGTACGCGAAAAAAGACTGGCATCAAAGGCTCGGATCCGGGGTGCATGCCGATGCGATCATGGACCGGATCGTGCATAACACGATCTGGGTCGACACCGGCACCCACAACATGCGCGAGCACGTCACCATGAGCCAGTAGGAATTGTCCTGCGGACGCCGGTGGCCCCCATCACGACGGCTGCCGGCCCCCGCAGGCAATATCGCTGGCCCCCAACCACACGATCGGGTGGCCTTCACACCTACGAATACTCACCCGACACGTCACCGTCACAGGGATCCCTGCGGCGGCGAGCTCTGTCACGAGCGGGTAGAACCTTTTGACGGCAGGTTCGCCTGCGACAGATACGCCGCCGCACGCCGCAGCACCTCGTTCTCCTGCTCGAGGAGCCGGTTGCGCTTCTTCAGCTCGCGGATCTGCGCCGCCTCGGTCCGTGACTGGCCGGGCGTGGTGCCCTCGTCACTCTCGGCGCGGCGCATCCACTTCGTGAGCGTCATCGGGTGGACCCCGAAGTCTTTCGCGATCTGCTCGATCGTCACTCCGGGCTCACGGTTTCTCGCGACGCGCACGACATCGTCGCGGAACTCCTGGGGATAGGGCTTGGTCATGACGATCATCCTTCCAGGCCGGCCTTCCCAGGCAAGCCAGATCAGATGTCACCTATCCATGCAGCAGACCCAACACCGGGCCACCGCGACAACGGCACTGATTGACAGTTTACTGCAAATGTACCTTGGATTTATTAGTTTTGCGTCTCTTTGCGGGGCGACTGTGGAGGGGCCGGAACGAAGCGGCGGCTCATCGGGGGATAGTCGCCAATTTTAAGTACAGCAGTCGTGGAGAGGCGGCGCACGTCTGGCTAGGGGCCTGGTCGTACTTCTTAGCTGTTATTCCTCCTACCTCGGCGGCCTAGCCTCGTCTCGGTGGAGTGGTGCGCAACCTCTCTGAACAATTCGATAGCGGTGCCAGGGTGCGCGCATGGATATTTTTACTCAGCTTGACCTAGAGGATCTCCGCCACATTTTCCGCTGGCTTCGCTACGTATGGAAATGCGTTCGGGTATTTCTCCAAGCGGTTCGATGGCATCCACACGGAGGCATGCTTCTCGTAAGAAAACGCGGTACTAACCGGAAGCGCCATCGCAGAGTAAGAGAAGTGCTGAACTCATCTCCTGCCGCCATTGACCAGGGCCATATACGTCCCCAGCTCCACTCGTTTGTCGTCCACT
The sequence above is a segment of the Corynebacterium doosanense CAU 212 = DSM 45436 genome. Coding sequences within it:
- a CDS encoding IS3 family transposase encodes the protein MLFRDMPCDAAIVRPDRPSERSCSISFALIFRTIGLLLPPCALYTRREERKRGGPRPHHEWPRRLRTRPQPAGPRTRDRWTPVKRIFSRVLKLSRQPYYRWLADPVTPNEVVEAYRANALFDAHKDDPEFGHRLLADEARDVGEPMADRTAWRITSSNGWWSVFGKKRAKNGKNPGPPAHDDLCAVVDEHGRTRHVFAATRANELWLVDITEHGTAEGKLYCCAIKDAFSRRIVGYSIDSRMKSRLAVQALENAVQMRGDVVGCVVHSDRGSQFRSRKFLRALAGHDMVGSMGRVGSSGDNAAMESFFSLLQKNVLDRGSWITREQLRIAIVTWIERTYHRRRRQARLGRLTPIEFEAIMTKDVALAA
- the istA gene encoding IS21 family transposase, yielding MVRKIRAKLILQLRSEGLSGRTIAASQGMSRKSITAVLEAADTAGVSWDDVAERPEDEVYDLLFPGRGQHHSVFAQPDWEKIHRELARVGVTLKLLHGEYTDECVATGAPAMGYDRFCRTYQRHVLVTGAASRVGHKAAQSVEVDWSGPTMTLLDPISSTPRPVYLFVGCLPFSRYSFVYPSLDMTQESWLRAHVAMFTAFGGSVPRIVPDNLKTGVITHPRDGEIVLNDAYREMAAHYSAAVLPGRVRKAKDKPSVENTVWHVAMRVIARLRDQQFTSLPELTAAVTAQVAAYNAEPFQKRDGSRASVFTTEEQPLLTGLPQVAYEISRWVYGRRVGRNGHVVWEKNFYSVPVTHIGTSVDLRITDRVLQIYSGQQRVSSHLLFPEGSANQYRTNDADLPAGERYQPWDAPRVREWAGRVGPSATVVVNRIFESVAVDEQGLNAALAVLRLTRRYSAERVEDACRLALAGHVRSPRYVHLHPILATGQDQATRQRPPREEPVEEGGFVRGADYYAGDVK
- a CDS encoding ATP-binding protein, with the protein product MSGIDMETTRKLRDMGATALLEAIDAEDENLVLGMGFEERLHLIVDEAYATFTHGKVDGLIRRAGLRYPAADLRRIDLVEQRGLNRNLLATLATCGFIERHQNVVFQGFTGSGKSYLGCALAKQACQHRYRAHYIRMPDLEEAWATARDKPQGTTKFLKKYAAFTVLVIDEWLLDHPDEAMRSMLLELLERRYDSASTVFCTQYAKKDWHQRLGSGVHADAIMDRIVHNTIWVDTGTHNMREHVTMSQ